CATGAATCAAAACAGCCATCCGGCCATCGAGGTTGAACGACTCTCCAGACGCTACGGCGATTTTGCGGCGGTGCGGGACCTTGATTTCACCGTGCGTCCAGGCGAGATCGTCGGGTTGGTCGGTGCGAACGGCGCCGGCAAGACGACAACGCTGCGCGCCATCACCGGCATTTTGCGTCCCACGGCCGGAACGATCCGGGTGGGCGGCCATGACATTGAAAAGGAACCGGTCGCCGCCAAACGACAGTTCGCTTACATTCCGGACACGGTTCATCCGTACGACCTGCTGACCGTCACCGAGCACCTGCATTTCATCGCGCTGGCGTATCGCATCGAAAACGCGGAGGCGAAATACGGCGCGCTGCTGGAGGAACTGGAGCTAAGTGATAAGAAGGATGAAATCGCATCGAACCTTTCGCGCGGCATGTTGCAAAAACTGTCGCTGGCGTGCGCCTTCCTGCGCGAGCCGCGCGTGGTCATCCTCGATGAACCGCTGACGGGCCTTGACCCGCGCGGCATTCGCAACATCAGGGAGTCGATTCGCCGTCGGGCCGCGTCGGGCACGGCCTTCCTCCTGTCATCGCACCTGCTCGTGCTCGTGGAGGCGCTTTGCGACCAGGTGATGATTTTGCACCGCGGTCATAAAATGGCCTTTGGTTCGCTCGACGAAATCCGCAGCCTGGCGACACTCCACGCGGAGGCGTCTCTGGAAGACGTGTTTTTCGCGGTGACCGAAGGCACGAACGACCCGGCCTCGATGGCCGGCGCGTCATGAATCGCGCGCTGGTTTATCTCTGGTTCACCCTGCTGAAACGCCGGGCCTTTTATTTCTGCCTCGGCTTGAGGCGACCTACCACCTTCATTGGATTTGCCGCCGTGGCAGGTTTAATCGGCTTCCTGTTCTATTATCGCAAGCACGAGATCTTCGGCCAGTTGGTGCGGCGTGAAACCCTGACGGGTTGCGCGCTGCTCATGCTGTGCGGTTCGCTGTTCAAGGGCTTTCTCCAGCGCGGGCTGGTGTTTGAGCCGCCCGACCTGGAGTTTCTGTTCACCAGTCCGTTTACTCGGCGGCAGGTCGTTTTTTACCGGCTTCTGCCCGGCTATCTTTTCGCGCTCGTTCAAGGGCTGGTCTTTCTTGGCCTGTTTGCCCCGCATCTGAAGCACCCGGCATTGACGACGCTCTCTTTCATTTTTTTCCAGATCGCGTGTTTCCATGCCGTGACGGCATCGGCGATTTTCGCCGGCACACTTTCGGATGCGTTACACCATCGCGTCCGCTGGATGATGCTGGGCGTTTATTTTCTTCTGACCGCGGTATACCTGCGTGCGGCATGGGACTTCAAAATCATTCCCGCGTTCGCGTCATCACCGTTTGCTCAACTCCTGTTCTATCCCGCGGTGACGTTGTCTGATGCCGCTACGACTCCGTCCGTGGGCGCATGGACGGTGCGTTTGCTGGGAATCAACTTCTTTTCGACGCACCCGCATTGGCAATCGGCGTTTTATCTCGCCGCGTTCGGAGCCGGCGCCGGCGCGAGTTTGTGGCTGCTGTTCAAGCTCAAGGCCGACATTTTTGAAACCTCGCTGGCGACCA
This genomic interval from Candidatus Angelobacter sp. contains the following:
- a CDS encoding ABC transporter ATP-binding protein; its protein translation is MNQNSHPAIEVERLSRRYGDFAAVRDLDFTVRPGEIVGLVGANGAGKTTTLRAITGILRPTAGTIRVGGHDIEKEPVAAKRQFAYIPDTVHPYDLLTVTEHLHFIALAYRIENAEAKYGALLEELELSDKKDEIASNLSRGMLQKLSLACAFLREPRVVILDEPLTGLDPRGIRNIRESIRRRAASGTAFLLSSHLLVLVEALCDQVMILHRGHKMAFGSLDEIRSLATLHAEASLEDVFFAVTEGTNDPASMAGAS